One window of Phycisphaeraceae bacterium genomic DNA carries:
- the fliP gene encoding flagellar type III secretion system pore protein FliP (The bacterial flagellar biogenesis protein FliP forms a type III secretion system (T3SS)-type pore required for flagellar assembly.), with protein MAPDSKSAPAMNPLTVLDAAGRALPGGAGASDSPGSALSAPVTILLLLTIISLAPAIVLMTTCFPRILIVLGLLKQAIGAQGIPPPQVITALALFMTMIVMAPTYDRVYKEAIAPWSSGEIRDMDTLWLRARQPVRDFMFDQIEATGNWNSLYMVLEYRGIDTSEPERLTRADVDMISLIPAFMLGELKAAFLLGFRIYLPFLVIDMVISSLLISMSMMMLPPVLISLPFKLLLFVMVDGWQLVVGGLLRSFATSPTAAAIASSGVGVVGGGGGG; from the coding sequence ATGGCGCCCGATTCCAAATCCGCGCCGGCGATGAATCCATTGACGGTCTTGGATGCCGCGGGGCGTGCGCTCCCCGGCGGCGCCGGTGCGAGCGATTCTCCGGGTTCTGCGCTCTCGGCGCCCGTCACGATTCTCCTCCTGCTCACGATCATCTCGCTGGCGCCGGCCATCGTGCTGATGACAACGTGTTTCCCGCGGATCCTCATCGTGCTCGGCTTGCTGAAGCAGGCGATCGGCGCGCAGGGGATTCCTCCGCCGCAGGTCATCACGGCGCTCGCGCTCTTCATGACAATGATCGTGATGGCGCCGACCTATGACCGGGTCTACAAGGAAGCGATCGCGCCCTGGTCGAGCGGCGAGATTCGCGACATGGACACGCTGTGGCTCAGGGCGCGCCAGCCGGTGCGCGACTTCATGTTCGACCAGATCGAGGCGACGGGAAACTGGAACTCGCTGTACATGGTGCTTGAGTACCGCGGCATCGACACCTCGGAGCCTGAAAGGCTGACGCGCGCGGATGTGGACATGATCTCGCTGATCCCGGCGTTCATGCTCGGGGAGCTGAAAGCCGCGTTTCTCCTGGGCTTTCGCATCTATTTGCCGTTCTTGGTGATCGACATGGTGATCAGCAGCTTGCTCATCTCGATGAGCATGATGATGCTTCCGCCGGTGCTCATCAGCTTGCCGTTCAAGTTGCTGCTCTTTGTGATGGTGGACGGATGGCAACTTGTCGTCGGCGGGCTGCTCCGCAGTTTCGCGACTTCTCCTACAGCCGCGGCGATTGCCTCGAGCGGCGTGGGAGTCGTGGGGGGGGGAGGTGGCGGATGA
- a CDS encoding flagellar biosynthetic protein FliR, with protein sequence MSEIVLSNLIPFMLVAFRLGGLFIATPLLSSAVVPLRLKPFIVLALAAAVYPLTPAWSVPASMSIVSLVPMIVGETLIGFVIGLLASLPLIAAETCGIIVGQQMGFGLAKVYNPEYDAETDVLGQALFFVVFGAFLAMGGLESVFRALVATFERVGPGGIGIGQAPLETLVGVAASGLELAMRMSLPVMGAILLLIVVFAVISKTMPSINIMSVGFTVKVLAGVTVLTLALPSIARVAGDEAGEVLHVIDGWARSLGKQGI encoded by the coding sequence ATGTCGGAGATCGTTCTTTCCAATCTCATCCCGTTCATGCTCGTGGCGTTCCGCCTCGGCGGGCTGTTCATCGCAACTCCGTTGCTCTCGAGCGCGGTTGTTCCCTTGCGACTCAAGCCGTTCATTGTGCTCGCGCTCGCCGCGGCGGTGTATCCGCTCACGCCCGCGTGGTCGGTTCCAGCATCGATGTCGATCGTCTCTCTCGTTCCGATGATCGTGGGCGAAACGCTGATCGGGTTTGTGATCGGCCTGCTTGCCAGTCTTCCATTGATCGCTGCGGAGACTTGCGGCATCATCGTGGGACAGCAGATGGGCTTCGGGCTCGCCAAAGTCTACAACCCGGAGTACGACGCGGAAACGGACGTGCTTGGCCAGGCTCTGTTCTTCGTCGTATTCGGCGCGTTTCTTGCAATGGGTGGGCTCGAGTCGGTCTTTCGCGCGCTTGTCGCGACATTCGAGCGCGTCGGGCCGGGCGGAATCGGGATCGGGCAGGCGCCGCTGGAAACGCTTGTTGGAGTTGCCGCGTCGGGCCTTGAACTCGCGATGCGGATGTCACTCCCCGTGATGGGAGCAATTCTTCTTCTCATCGTTGTGTTCGCGGTGATCTCCAAAACCATGCCGTCGATCAACATCATGAGCGTGGGCTTCACCGTGAAAGTGCTCGCGGGCGTGACGGTTCTGACGCTCGCGCTGCCGTCGATCGCACGGGTTGCGGGCGATGAAGCAGGTGAAGTGCTTCATGTCATCGACGGATGGGCGCGATCGCTCGGAAAGCAGGGAATCTGA
- the flhB gene encoding flagellar biosynthesis protein FlhB: protein MAEELGERTEDPTGKRYSEAREKGQVAKSQDLAAAIDWAGVLVMLLLLGSLLVKSMGSVMRRSLEDAGSEGSLALGNLTATVFYSAGQSVIAVLPFFLAFVAVTVVAHFAQYGALFTSQPIQPNLNKLNPITGFGKIFSAKGAVRTVLSLLKVILVSIIAYCVLTPEVPLILQLPQLPLIGGLYRIWTMMLALAAWLIVVLLVLGVADYMYQRWMLKQDLKMTKQEVKEERKSMDGDPLVRGRRLQMMRSIAMQRVNQTVPQADVIVTNPTHFSVAIRYSQDEMAAPRVIAKGADFMAMRIRQLAMINNVPIVERPALARALFYAIEVGHEVPHEHYQAVAEVLAYVYRLEGRAA from the coding sequence ATGGCGGAGGAACTGGGCGAAAGAACCGAAGACCCCACAGGAAAGCGCTATTCCGAAGCGCGCGAGAAGGGGCAGGTCGCCAAGAGCCAGGATCTTGCGGCGGCGATCGATTGGGCCGGTGTGCTCGTCATGCTGCTGCTGCTCGGCAGCCTTCTGGTCAAGTCAATGGGATCGGTGATGAGGCGTTCGCTCGAGGACGCCGGCTCCGAGGGCAGCCTCGCGCTCGGCAATCTGACTGCGACGGTTTTCTATTCGGCGGGGCAATCCGTGATCGCGGTACTCCCGTTCTTTCTTGCATTTGTCGCCGTGACCGTCGTGGCCCACTTTGCTCAATATGGCGCGCTGTTCACCAGCCAACCCATCCAGCCGAATCTCAACAAGCTCAACCCGATCACCGGATTCGGGAAGATTTTTTCCGCGAAAGGCGCCGTCCGCACGGTGCTCAGCCTGCTCAAGGTGATTCTTGTTTCGATCATCGCCTACTGCGTGCTCACGCCGGAGGTGCCGCTGATCTTGCAATTGCCGCAACTGCCGCTCATCGGCGGGCTCTACCGGATCTGGACGATGATGCTCGCGCTTGCGGCTTGGCTCATCGTCGTGCTGCTCGTGCTCGGCGTTGCCGACTACATGTATCAACGCTGGATGCTGAAGCAGGATCTCAAGATGACCAAGCAGGAGGTCAAAGAAGAGCGCAAGAGCATGGACGGTGATCCGCTCGTGCGCGGTCGCCGTCTTCAGATGATGCGATCGATCGCGATGCAGCGCGTGAATCAGACCGTGCCGCAGGCGGATGTCATCGTGACCAATCCGACGCATTTTTCGGTGGCGATCCGCTACTCACAGGATGAGATGGCGGCTCCGCGCGTGATCGCGAAAGGCGCGGATTTCATGGCGATGCGCATTCGTCAGCTTGCGATGATCAACAACGTGCCGATCGTGGAACGCCCGGCTCTCGCCCGCGCCCTCTTCTATGCAATCGAAGTTGGGCACGAGGTTCCGCACGAGCACTATCAGGCTGTTGCCGAAGTGCTCGCGTACGTCTACCGGTTGGAGGGTCGCGCGGCGTAA
- a CDS encoding flagellar biosynthetic protein FliQ, whose translation MIDESMLEMVRQCLVVTLKIAAPVLLAGIVIGLAISLLQAVTSIQDQTLSLVPKIVVMVVVAALLLPWLLGKLAEYAVEVFSFSA comes from the coding sequence ATGATCGACGAGTCGATGCTCGAAATGGTGCGTCAGTGTCTTGTCGTCACGCTGAAGATCGCGGCGCCGGTTCTGCTCGCGGGAATCGTCATCGGCCTGGCGATCAGCCTCTTACAGGCGGTGACCTCCATTCAGGATCAAACACTTTCTCTTGTTCCCAAGATCGTTGTGATGGTGGTGGTGGCGGCGCTCCTGCTGCCGTGGTTGCTCGGAAAGCTGGCGGAGTATGCGGTGGAGGTTTTTTCGTTTTCGGCGTGA
- a CDS encoding DUF5110 domain-containing protein, whose amino-acid sequence MIQPPKDYSFSRAPRSTDVTQWRSGIARKLQDGGFRFRDPEFCTIPLAPFPAYTRQPTETEVRRSDLRAEIPSSTVSVRFAQVRGWSAAFVQIEAGTSLYGTGEQPGRLNRLGTRRDIWTTDCFSYEDTMPALYQAHPWVLAVRKDGSAFGIIFESTHRATIDLRDGIFFAAQYSDRDTQSPGVVVLEGRDAQDVLRQLASLVGRMPMPPRWALQYQQCRWSYETDSQVRAVAEGFRSRKIPCGVIWMDIDYMFGFRCFTFDTHKFPDPRGLNDHLHRIGFKSVWMIDPGLMTDDHYPAYRAGKHGDHFVKNRWGYDFVGKVWPGPCSFPDFTRRRTREWWATLYAEFMATGIDGVWNDMNEPAVFDVPNKQMPESNRHAADEDLGGPGTHLRYRNIYGMQMVRASRDGIQRANPEKRPFVLTRSNFLGGHRYAATWTGDNKSNWRHLRWSIPMVLNLGMSGQPFVGPDIGGFADNADGVLYARWMGIGSLLPFARGHTVRDSVAHEPWSFGPRCEHTCRLALERRIRLLPFLYTLFRESHMTGLPIARPLFFADAADPALRSVDDAFLLGDSLLVRCNVWEPGMGAAPAKLPGGPSAWRAFEPLEMGWQNAPGSKVLDEDLPELFVRAGRIIPLGPLMQYDGERPFDVLTLVVALDENGVASGEYYEDSGEGFGFEKGDFAQFKFEARETPKGVEVIANKLAGVFPIPERQVDVVVLREGRPPEHGGFRRG is encoded by the coding sequence ATGATCCAACCGCCAAAAGACTATTCGTTCAGCCGCGCCCCCCGTTCGACCGACGTCACCCAGTGGCGGAGCGGCATTGCTCGGAAATTGCAGGACGGCGGTTTCCGATTCCGTGATCCCGAATTCTGCACGATTCCGCTCGCTCCTTTTCCCGCCTACACCCGCCAGCCGACGGAAACGGAGGTGCGTCGCAGCGACTTACGTGCCGAAATCCCGAGTTCGACGGTATCGGTTCGCTTTGCGCAGGTCCGCGGCTGGAGCGCGGCGTTTGTGCAAATCGAAGCCGGAACAAGCCTTTACGGAACCGGCGAACAGCCGGGAAGACTAAACAGGTTGGGAACGCGCCGGGATATCTGGACGACTGATTGCTTCAGTTACGAGGACACCATGCCTGCGCTCTACCAGGCGCACCCTTGGGTTCTTGCGGTACGAAAGGATGGATCGGCCTTCGGGATCATCTTCGAATCCACCCACCGGGCCACCATCGACCTCCGCGACGGGATTTTCTTCGCCGCTCAGTATTCAGACCGCGACACACAGAGCCCCGGTGTTGTCGTTCTCGAAGGCCGAGACGCACAAGACGTCTTGCGTCAGTTGGCTTCGCTCGTGGGCAGGATGCCGATGCCGCCACGATGGGCGCTCCAATATCAGCAATGTCGGTGGAGCTACGAAACCGACTCACAGGTGCGCGCAGTCGCGGAGGGATTCCGGTCGCGCAAAATTCCCTGCGGCGTCATCTGGATGGATATCGACTACATGTTCGGCTTCCGATGCTTCACATTCGACACGCACAAGTTCCCGGATCCACGCGGGCTCAACGACCATCTGCACCGAATCGGATTCAAGAGCGTGTGGATGATCGATCCCGGGCTGATGACCGACGACCACTATCCGGCCTATCGAGCCGGAAAGCACGGCGATCATTTCGTCAAGAATCGCTGGGGGTACGACTTCGTCGGCAAAGTGTGGCCGGGTCCGTGTTCATTCCCCGATTTCACGCGCAGACGCACGCGGGAATGGTGGGCGACGCTCTACGCCGAGTTCATGGCGACGGGCATCGACGGCGTTTGGAACGACATGAACGAGCCCGCGGTATTCGATGTCCCAAACAAGCAAATGCCCGAAAGCAACCGGCACGCCGCGGATGAAGATCTGGGCGGTCCCGGCACCCACCTGCGCTATCGCAACATCTACGGCATGCAGATGGTTCGCGCAAGCCGCGACGGGATTCAAAGGGCGAACCCGGAGAAACGACCGTTTGTGTTGACCCGTTCGAATTTTCTCGGGGGGCATCGATACGCGGCCACGTGGACCGGTGACAACAAAAGCAACTGGCGCCATCTGCGCTGGTCGATCCCGATGGTGCTGAACCTGGGCATGAGCGGCCAGCCATTCGTCGGGCCGGATATCGGCGGCTTTGCGGACAACGCCGACGGCGTGCTCTACGCGCGATGGATGGGAATCGGATCTCTGCTGCCGTTTGCGCGCGGTCACACTGTCCGAGATAGCGTGGCCCATGAACCATGGAGCTTCGGGCCAAGGTGCGAGCACACATGCAGGCTCGCCCTCGAGAGGCGAATCCGGCTCCTGCCTTTCTTGTACACGCTTTTCCGTGAATCGCACATGACCGGACTTCCGATCGCGCGCCCGCTCTTCTTCGCCGACGCCGCCGACCCTGCGCTCCGCAGCGTCGACGACGCGTTTCTGCTCGGAGACTCGCTGCTCGTTCGTTGCAATGTCTGGGAACCCGGAATGGGTGCAGCGCCGGCCAAACTTCCCGGAGGGCCCTCCGCCTGGCGAGCGTTCGAACCGCTCGAAATGGGCTGGCAGAACGCGCCTGGTTCAAAGGTTCTCGATGAAGATCTTCCAGAACTCTTTGTTCGAGCGGGCAGGATCATTCCGCTCGGGCCGCTCATGCAGTACGACGGCGAACGACCGTTCGATGTGCTCACGCTCGTCGTCGCTTTGGATGAAAACGGGGTCGCGTCGGGCGAGTACTACGAAGATTCGGGTGAAGGATTTGGTTTCGAAAAAGGCGATTTTGCCCAATTCAAGTTCGAAGCCCGCGAGACACCGAAGGGCGTTGAAGTCATCGCGAATAAGCTGGCGGGCGTTTTTCCGATTCCGGAGCGCCAGGTGGATGTCGTCGTGTTGCGGGAGGGGAGGCCTCCGGAACACGGAGGCTTTCGCCGCGGCTGA
- the fliN gene encoding flagellar motor switch protein FliN yields MAEELSNSGEPAATPTGKPAENTPPVQPQQSVEVPQAAAPATPNSPGSGLSPGEAGGDAKPVDLPAFSGGTGNGAPASIDLLCDVALQVKIELGRTRMLVEDVLRLADGAVVELDKLAGDPVDIYVNERHVARGEVLVLNDNFCVRINEILDSSIEAKPPVKQAG; encoded by the coding sequence ATGGCCGAAGAACTTTCAAATTCAGGCGAGCCCGCTGCAACGCCGACCGGAAAACCGGCTGAAAATACTCCGCCGGTCCAGCCGCAACAGTCGGTTGAAGTGCCGCAGGCAGCAGCCCCCGCGACGCCCAATTCTCCAGGTTCCGGTCTTTCGCCCGGCGAGGCTGGGGGCGACGCCAAGCCAGTTGATCTTCCCGCTTTTTCCGGGGGGACCGGGAATGGGGCTCCTGCGAGCATCGACTTGCTGTGCGACGTGGCGCTTCAGGTGAAGATCGAGCTGGGGCGCACCCGCATGCTCGTCGAAGATGTTCTGCGTCTTGCGGACGGAGCCGTGGTGGAACTGGACAAGCTCGCGGGCGACCCCGTCGACATCTACGTCAACGAGCGACATGTCGCACGAGGCGAGGTGCTGGTATTAAACGATAATTTCTGTGTGCGAATCAACGAGATTCTGGACTCTTCCATTGAAGCCAAGCCGCCGGTGAAGCAGGCGGGTTGA
- the flhA gene encoding flagellar biosynthesis protein FlhA translates to MAKAPAKPRKPAPAVAAISAVSAISNMPGWMRNLHKHRGLIVPLSFIALLAVLLVPVPPALMDVLICFNISLAVIVLLTTISMKQPLDFSVFPSLLLGTTLLRLVLNIASTRLILTAKADSPEAAASVAGHVIMAFGEFVAGDELFVGVVIFLILVIVQWVVITKGATRISEVAARFTLDAMPGKQMAIDSDLNAGLIDEQEARRRRERIAQEADFFGAMDGASKFVRGDAIAGIIVTLINVCGGFAVGMLMRGWDAGQTARVFTKLTIGDGLTSQIPSFVISIAAALVVTRSGSKEDLGDQLTGQVTSQPKGLIITSAFLLLLCLTPLPTVPLLVTAVGLGALAVAISRATQAKEIAEAEAVKQAAAPPPPPVEQLLKVDTLEIEVGYGLVALVDTNQGGDLLERISATRRQLAAEFGLVMPPVRIRDNMTLQPTEYRIKIRNNPIAIGQTRPGKLLAMDSGIASGQIGGDPTKEPAFGLDAWWIDPSLRARAETMNYTVVEPTAVMATHLTEVVKRHADELLTREEVGNLLEQLKEKAPKLVEEVVPGILKPTELQKILQNLLRERVPIRDLEAILEALAEWAPKTKDPEVLTEYVRNALRRSICGQYSSVRDGGKPKLVCVTIDPSLEDIINGYIDRAPGGTTVNMPARVANQIAEHVARSMQIVLSGGHPPVVVASPQVRAVVRQILEPHIAGVAVLGYNELIPSMEVESVALVMPPDALVAQSNSPAMAA, encoded by the coding sequence ATGGCGAAGGCACCAGCAAAGCCCCGCAAGCCCGCCCCCGCAGTCGCGGCGATTTCCGCCGTCTCGGCCATTTCCAATATGCCCGGTTGGATGCGGAACCTGCACAAACATCGCGGGCTGATCGTGCCGCTGTCGTTCATTGCGTTGCTCGCGGTGCTGCTCGTACCGGTGCCGCCCGCGCTGATGGACGTGCTCATCTGCTTCAACATCAGTCTCGCAGTCATCGTGCTGCTGACAACGATCTCGATGAAGCAGCCGCTCGATTTCAGCGTGTTTCCGTCGCTCCTGCTCGGGACAACGTTGCTTCGCCTCGTCCTCAATATCGCGTCCACACGACTGATTCTGACGGCGAAGGCGGATTCGCCCGAGGCCGCGGCGTCGGTTGCGGGTCACGTGATCATGGCGTTCGGCGAATTCGTCGCCGGCGATGAGTTGTTCGTGGGCGTGGTGATTTTCCTGATCCTGGTGATTGTGCAGTGGGTCGTGATCACCAAGGGCGCGACGCGTATCTCGGAGGTCGCGGCCCGCTTCACGCTCGACGCGATGCCCGGCAAACAGATGGCGATCGACAGCGACCTGAACGCCGGACTTATCGACGAGCAGGAGGCCCGCCGGCGCCGCGAGCGCATCGCGCAGGAAGCGGATTTCTTCGGCGCGATGGACGGTGCCTCGAAATTCGTGCGGGGCGATGCGATCGCGGGAATCATCGTCACGCTGATCAACGTGTGCGGCGGTTTCGCAGTCGGGATGCTGATGCGCGGATGGGATGCCGGTCAGACGGCAAGGGTCTTCACCAAACTGACGATCGGCGACGGGCTCACCAGTCAGATTCCGTCGTTCGTGATTTCGATTGCCGCGGCACTGGTCGTGACGCGCTCAGGAAGCAAGGAAGACCTGGGCGATCAACTGACGGGTCAGGTCACGAGTCAGCCCAAGGGCTTGATCATCACTTCGGCGTTCTTGTTGTTGCTCTGCCTGACACCCCTGCCGACCGTTCCGCTGCTGGTCACGGCGGTGGGGCTTGGAGCGCTCGCCGTCGCGATTTCTCGGGCCACGCAGGCAAAGGAAATCGCCGAAGCTGAAGCGGTGAAGCAAGCCGCGGCACCTCCTCCGCCACCTGTCGAGCAGCTTCTCAAGGTCGACACCCTCGAGATCGAAGTTGGTTACGGATTGGTGGCGCTCGTCGACACCAATCAGGGCGGCGATCTGCTCGAGCGGATCTCGGCAACCCGTCGACAGCTGGCGGCTGAGTTCGGGCTGGTCATGCCGCCGGTTCGCATCCGCGATAACATGACCCTCCAACCCACCGAATACCGGATCAAGATTCGAAACAATCCGATCGCGATCGGGCAGACCCGGCCGGGCAAGCTGCTCGCGATGGATTCCGGTATCGCGAGCGGTCAAATCGGCGGCGACCCGACGAAAGAGCCGGCCTTCGGGCTCGATGCGTGGTGGATCGACCCGTCGCTCCGGGCGCGGGCCGAGACGATGAACTACACCGTGGTCGAGCCGACGGCGGTGATGGCGACGCACCTGACCGAAGTTGTGAAGCGGCATGCGGATGAACTTCTCACCCGCGAAGAGGTGGGAAACTTGCTCGAACAGCTCAAGGAGAAAGCGCCCAAGCTGGTCGAAGAGGTGGTGCCCGGCATCCTCAAACCGACCGAACTCCAGAAGATCCTGCAGAATCTGCTCCGCGAGCGGGTGCCGATCCGCGATCTCGAAGCCATCCTCGAAGCCCTTGCCGAGTGGGCTCCCAAAACGAAGGACCCCGAGGTGCTCACCGAGTACGTGCGCAACGCTCTTCGCCGGAGTATCTGCGGCCAATATTCGAGCGTGCGCGACGGCGGGAAGCCCAAACTCGTCTGCGTAACCATCGATCCGAGCCTTGAAGACATCATCAACGGCTACATCGATCGCGCGCCCGGAGGCACAACCGTGAACATGCCCGCTCGCGTCGCCAATCAGATCGCCGAACACGTTGCCCGCTCGATGCAGATCGTGCTTTCGGGTGGTCATCCGCCCGTCGTCGTGGCTTCGCCCCAGGTGCGAGCCGTGGTCCGGCAGATTCTCGAGCCGCATATCGCGGGCGTTGCGGTGCTGGGTTACAACGAACTCATCCCATCCATGGAAGTCGAGAGCGTCGCGCTCGTGATGCCGCCCGACGCTTTGGTCGCACAGTCGAACTCGCCCGCGATGGCAGCCTGA
- a CDS encoding DUF4097 family beta strand repeat protein, with amino-acid sequence MRMTSLTGLVGASVLLFASAPSADKITETRELKVATAPGLPLTVKTSNGSIEVIPTDSSELRIKATVYAKHKERLEAVRISASNDPATGNDIRVDFPESAQGEGCSLVIEVPGAKNVNLSASNGALSIRGTAGIASLDTSNGGVVVKDHDGDATVRTSNGAVTVASLSGRVSITSSNGPVQLSGSAHPFQIQTTNGPVTVGFDRAFSGVVSIATSNGTISAPNSAKVLSDSGNKGWDEATMKISIGEGTETSSIRTTNAPVKIRSAAD; translated from the coding sequence ATGCGAATGACATCACTGACCGGATTGGTTGGGGCTTCCGTCCTGCTCTTTGCGAGCGCTCCGAGCGCCGACAAAATCACGGAGACGCGAGAGCTCAAAGTCGCCACCGCACCCGGATTGCCTCTGACCGTGAAGACTTCGAATGGAAGCATTGAGGTTATTCCGACCGATTCGAGCGAGCTGCGGATCAAGGCGACCGTCTACGCGAAGCACAAAGAACGTCTTGAAGCCGTGCGAATCTCCGCGTCGAACGATCCCGCGACCGGAAACGACATCCGTGTTGACTTCCCTGAGTCTGCACAAGGAGAAGGATGTTCGCTGGTGATCGAGGTGCCCGGGGCAAAGAATGTCAATCTCTCCGCTTCCAATGGAGCGCTGAGCATCCGCGGCACGGCGGGCATCGCGTCGCTCGACACGAGCAACGGAGGCGTGGTTGTGAAGGATCACGACGGCGATGCGACCGTGCGGACAAGCAACGGTGCGGTGACGGTTGCGTCGCTGAGCGGCAGGGTCTCGATCACGTCATCCAACGGCCCGGTGCAATTGTCCGGCTCCGCTCATCCATTCCAGATCCAAACCACAAACGGTCCGGTCACGGTCGGTTTCGATCGTGCATTTTCCGGGGTGGTGTCGATCGCGACATCCAACGGAACAATCTCCGCGCCCAATTCGGCCAAAGTGCTTTCCGATTCTGGAAACAAGGGATGGGACGAGGCGACAATGAAGATTTCGATCGGCGAGGGAACTGAAACCTCGAGCATCCGGACGACGAACGCGCCGGTCAAGATCCGGAGCGCCGCCGACTAA
- a CDS encoding DUF4097 family beta strand repeat protein, translating to MPIQSGAGVDVQTRNGSVEIASANNSNAGTEGAVVTATLHARTQERLDEARVVAEPVGDRLNVRVEWPNGRPQSGEGCSFRIDAPSPGSINVATSNGRISLRDCGGHAELDTSNGSIRVTNQSGDVNATTANGRIELRDIAGSADASTTNGSIDLINISGRAFASTSNASATVHLADDSTGPLQIRTSNGNIDLAIGRHFAGDLRLSTSNGRIRFDSPMEVREMESNRSASLRFGTGGGASSARTSNGSISITSHAIADSQVSTGSR from the coding sequence GTGCCTATTCAGTCTGGCGCGGGAGTCGATGTCCAGACGCGCAACGGCAGCGTTGAAATTGCTTCCGCAAATAACAGCAATGCGGGAACGGAGGGAGCGGTGGTCACCGCAACTCTGCACGCCCGCACTCAGGAGCGCCTGGATGAGGCTCGCGTGGTCGCCGAGCCGGTCGGCGACCGACTCAATGTTCGCGTGGAGTGGCCGAACGGCCGTCCGCAATCCGGCGAAGGTTGCAGCTTCCGCATCGACGCTCCAAGCCCCGGAAGCATCAATGTCGCGACATCCAACGGGCGCATTTCGCTTCGAGACTGCGGCGGCCACGCTGAACTCGACACTTCCAATGGCTCGATACGCGTGACGAATCAGTCTGGCGATGTAAACGCAACGACGGCGAACGGGCGGATCGAATTGAGAGACATCGCGGGGTCTGCGGACGCGAGCACAACCAACGGATCGATCGATCTCATCAATATTTCCGGGCGCGCCTTCGCTTCGACGTCCAACGCCTCGGCGACCGTTCATCTCGCGGACGATTCAACCGGGCCTTTGCAAATCCGCACTTCCAACGGCAACATCGATCTTGCGATCGGTCGTCATTTCGCGGGTGATCTTCGACTCTCAACATCCAACGGCAGGATTCGGTTTGATTCGCCGATGGAAGTCCGCGAAATGGAGTCCAATCGGTCTGCTTCGTTGCGGTTCGGGACGGGTGGCGGCGCCTCTTCGGCCAGGACGTCCAACGGATCGATTTCGATCACATCCCACGCGATAGCCGACTCGCAGGTTTCGACCGGATCCCGCTGA